Proteins from a single region of Balaenoptera acutorostrata chromosome 16, mBalAcu1.1, whole genome shotgun sequence:
- the MYOZ1 gene encoding myozenin-1, producing MPLSETPAPNKKRKSSKLIMELTGGGRESSGLNLGKKISVPRDVMLEELSLLTNRGSKMFKLRQMRVEKFIYENHPDVFSDSSMDHFQKFLPTVGGQLGTAGQGFSYSKGSGGGQAGGSGSAGQYGSDEHHHHQGPGSGYGGTGGPGGQTGRGGAAGTAGVGETGLDDQAGGEGKHISVFKTYISPWERAMGVDSQQKVELGINLLAHRAKGDLPQYKSFNRTAMPYGGYEKASKRMTFQMPKFDLGPLLSEPLVLYNQNLSNRPSFNRTPIPWLSSGEPVDYNVDIGIPLDGETEEL from the exons ATGCCACTCTCAGAGACCCCTGCCCCCAACAAGAAGCGGAAATCCAGCAAGCTGATCATGGAACTCACTGGAG GTGGACGGGAGAGCTCGGGCCTGAACCTGGGCAAGAAGATCAGCGTCCCAAGGGATGTGATGCTGGAGGAGCTGTCGCTGCTCACTAACCGGGGCTCCAAGATGTTCAAACTGCGGCAGATGCGGGTGGAGAAATTTATCTATGAAAACCACCCTGATGTCTTCTCTGACAGCTCAATG GATCACTTCCAGAAGTTCCTTCCCACAGTTGGGGGACAGCTGGGTACAGCTGGCCAGGGATTCTCCTACAGCAAGGGCAGCGGCGGAGGCCAGGCAGGGGGAAGTGGCTCTGCCGGACAGTATGGCTCTGATGAGCATCACCATCATCAGGGCCCTGGGTCTGGATATGGGGGTACAGGTGGTCCTGGGGGCCAGACTGGCCGAGGAGGAGCTGCTGGCACTGCAGGGGTTGGCGAGACAGGACTAG ACGACCAGGCAGGTGGAGAAGGAAAACATATCTCTGTGTTCAAGACCTATATTTCCCCATGGGAGAGAGCCATGGGGGTTGACTCCCAGCAAAAAGTGGAACTTGGCATCAACCTGCTGGCCCACAGGGCCAAAGGTGATCTCCCTCAGTATAAGTCCTTCAACAG GACAGCAATGCCTTATGGTGGATATGAGAAGGCCTCCAAACGCATGACCTTCCAGATGCCCAAGTTTGACCTGGGGCCCTTGCTGAGTGAACCCCTAGTCCTCTACAACCAGAACCTCTCCAACAGGCCTTCTTTCAATCGAACCCCTATTCCCTGGCTGAGTTCCGGGGAGCCTGTAGACTACAACGTGGATATTGGCATCCCCTTGGATGGAGAAACAGAGGAGCTGTGA